A part of Gossypium hirsutum isolate 1008001.06 chromosome A07, Gossypium_hirsutum_v2.1, whole genome shotgun sequence genomic DNA contains:
- the LOC107953235 gene encoding COP9 signalosome complex subunit 2 — MASDADMEDYGFEYSDEEPEEQDVDIENQYYNSKGLVETDPEGALVGFSEVVSMEPEKAEWGFKALKQTVKLYYRLGKYKEMMDSYREMLTYIKSAVTRNYSEKCINNIMDFVSGSASQNFDLLQEFYQTTLKALEEAKNERLWFKTNLKLCKIWFDMGEYGRMSKILKELHKSCQREDGTDDQKKGSQLLEVYAIEIQMYTETKNNKKLKQLYQKALAIKSAIPHPRIMGIIRECGGKMHMAERQWAEAATDFFEAFKNYDEAGNQRRIQCLKYLVLANMLMESEVNPFDGQEAKPYKNDPEILAMTNLIAAYQRNEIIEFEKILKSNRRTIMDDPFIRNYIEDLLKNVRTQVLLKLIKPYTRIRIPFISKELNVPEKDVEQLLVSLILDNRIEGHIDQVNRLLERGDRSKGMKKYTAIDKWNTQLRSLYQAVSNRVS; from the exons ATGGCTTCAG ATGCGGATATGGAAGATTATGGATTTGAGTACTCTGATGAGGAGCCCGAGGAGCAAGACGTTGATATTGAGAATCAATATTACAATTCCAAag GTTTGGTAGAAACAGACCCTGAAGGAGCACTTGTTGGTTTTTCTGAAGTAGTTAGCATGGAGCCTGAAAAGGCTGAGTG GGGATTCAAAGCTTTGAAGCAAACTGTAAAGCTCTATTACCGTTTAGGGAAGTATAAAGAAATGATGGACTCATACAGGGAGATGCTAACGTACATCAAATCAGCAGTGACACGAAATTACAGTGAAAAATGTATAAACAATAttatggattttgtttctggaTCAGCTAGTCAAAATTTTGATCTCCTGCAAGAATTCTATCAGACCACTCTTAAGGCCCTTGAAGAGGCAAAGAATGAG AGACTTTGGTTTAAGACAAATCTAAAGCTTTGCAAGATCTGGTTTGATATGGGCGAGTATGGGCGAATGAGCAAG ATTTTGAAGGAACTTCACAAATCGTGTCAAAGGGAAGATGGTACAGATGATCAGAAAAAGGGAAGTCAGCTTCTGGAGGTATATGCAATTGAAATTCAAATGTATACGGAGACAAAGAACAACAAAAAGCTCAAG CAATTATACCAGAAAGCACTTGCTATCAAGTCTGCTATACCACATCCACGGATCATGGGAATAATTCGTGAATGTGGTGGCAAGATGCATATGGCTGAGCGTCAATGGGCTGAGGCAGCCACAGATTTCTTTGAGGCTTTCAAGAACTATGATGAAGCTGGGAATCAGAGACGCATTCAATGTCTTAA ATACCTTGTTCTGGCTAATATGCTTATGGAATCCGAAGTTAATCCTTTTGATGGCCAGGAAGCAAAGCC GTACAAAAATGACCCTGAGATTTTGGCAATGACAAATCTTATAGCGGCCTATCAACGAAATGAAATAATAGAGTTTGAAAAAATCCTCAAG AGTAACCGAAGGACAATCATGGATGATCCATTCATCCGAAATTATATCGAAGATCTATTGAAGAATGTCAGAACTCAAGTGCTACTTAAGCTAATAAAACCATATACAAGAATCCGGATCCCTTTCATATCAAAG GAGCTCAATGTGCCAGAAAAAGATGTTGAACAGTTGCTAGTTTCATTGATCTTGGATAATCGTATTGAGGGGCATATTGATCAAGTGAACCGGCTGTTGGAGCGGGGTGACAG ATCAAAGGGCATGAAGAAGTACACTGCTATAGATAAATGGAACACGCAGCTTAGATCCCTGTATCAAGCCGTCAGCAACAGGGTTTCCTGA
- the LOC107953236 gene encoding tubulin beta-6 chain: MREILHVQGGQCGNQIGSKFWEVVCDEHGIDPTGRYTGNSSLQLERVNVYYNDASCGRFVPRAVLMDLEPGTVDSVRTGPYGQIFRPDNFVFGQSGAGNNWAKGHYTEGAELIDSVLDVVRKEAENCDCLQGFQVCHSLGGGTGSGMGTLLISKIREEYPHRMMLTFSVFPSPKVSDTVVEPYNATLSVHQLVENADECMVLDNEALYDICFRTLKLTTPSFGDLNHLISATMSGVTCCLRFPGQLNSDLRKLAVNLIPFPRLHFFMVGFAPLTSRGS, from the exons ATGAGGGAAATCCTTCACGTACAAGGCGGGCAATGCGGGAACCAGATCGGATCCAAGTTCTGGGAAGTGGTTTGCGACGAGCACGGCATTGACCCTACCGGACGTTACACCGGAAACTCCAGTCTACAATTGGAGCGCGTTAATGTTTACTACAATGACGCTTCTTGTGGAAGGTTTGTCCCACGCGCCGTGCTCATGGATCTTGAGCCCGGGACCGTGGATAGTGTGAGAACCGGGCCTTATGGTCAGATCTTTAGGCCCGATAACTTTGTCTTCGGCCAATCTGGAGCTGGTAATAATTGGGCTAAGGGGCATTATACTGAAGGAGCTGAGCTTATTGACTCTGTTCTTGATGTTGTCAGAAAGGAAGCTGAGAATTGTGATTGTCTCCAAG GTTTTCAAGTTTGCCACTCTCTTGGAGGGGGAACTGGTTCGGGTATGGGTACTCTGTTGATTTCTAAGATCAGAGAAGAATACCCTCATAGAATGATGCTCACGTTCTCAGTCTTCCCATCACCAAAGGTTTCAGATACTGTGGTTGAGCCATATAATGCCACCCTTTCTGTTCATCAGCTTGTCGAAAATGCGGATGAGTGTATGGTGTTGGACAATGAAGCTTTGTATGATATCTGTTTCAGGACTCTCAAGTTAACTACTCCTAGCT TTGGTGATTTGAACCATCTAATCTCTGCAACCATGAGTGGTGTGACATGCTGCCTTAGGTTCCCTGGCCAGCTCAATTCTGACCTCCGGAAACTTGCTGTCAACCTCATTCCTTTCCCTCGGCTCCACTTTTTTATGGTTGGATTTGCTCCTCTCACCTCACGGGGATCATAG
- the LOC121203683 gene encoding tubulin beta-1 chain-like: MWDAKNTMCAADPRHGRYLTASAMFRGKMSTKEVDEQMINVQNKNSSYFVEWIPNNVKSSVCDIPPRALSMASTFVGNSTSIQEMFRRVSEQFTAMFRRKAFLHWYTGEGMDEMEFTEAESNMNDLVSEYQQYQDATAEDELEYEDEDEEGVHEM, from the coding sequence ATGTGGGATGCTAAGAACACGATGTGTGCTGCAGACCCTCGACATGGTCGTTACCTCACGGCCTCAGCCATGTTCAGGGGTAAGATGAGCACCAAAGAGGTTGATGAGCAAATGATTAACGTTCAAAACAAGAACTCATCCTACTTCGTTGAGTGGATTCCAAACAATGTCAAGTCCAGTGTTTGTGATATTCCTCCTCGGGCCCTGTCTATGGCATCTACCTTTGTTGGCAACTCAACCTCCATTCAGGAGATGTTCAGGCGAGTGAGTGAGCAATTCACTGCTATGTTCAGGAGGAAGGCTTTCTTGCACTGGTACACTGGTGAAGGGATGGATGAAATGGAATTCACTGAGGCTGAGAGCAACATGAATGACCTTGTTTCTGAATATCAACAATATCAGGATGCAACAGCTGAGGATGAACTTGAATACGAGGATGAAGACGAGGAAGGTGTTCATGAGATGTAA
- the LOC107953238 gene encoding 60S ribosomal protein L7-4 produces the protein MDEEVKAVVPESLLKKQKRAEEWELAKKQELEVAKKKKVENRKLIYTRAKQYAKEYEAQEKELIQLKREAKLKGGFYVDPEAKLLFIIRIRGINAMHPRTRKILQLLRLRQIFNGVFLKVNKATMNMLHLVEPYVTYGYPNLKSVRELIYKRGFGKLNKQRTALTDNAIVEQALGKFGIICVEDLIHEIMTVGPHFKEANNFLWPFKLKAPLGGLKKKRNHYVEGGDAGNRENYINELIRRMN, from the exons ATGGATGAGGAAGTTAAGGCTGTGGTTCCTGAGTCACTCTTGAAGAAACAGAAGAGGGCTGAAGAATGGGAGCTTGCCAAAAAGCAGGAGCTTGAAGTTGCAAAGAAGAAGAAAGTCGAGAACCGCAAGCTGATTTACACTAGGGCTAAGCAGTATGCAAAGGAGTACGAGGCTCAG GAAAAAGAGCTGATTCAATTGAAGCGGGAGGCAAAGTTGAAAGGAGGATTCTATGTAGATCCAGAAGCTAAACTCTTGTTCATCATCCGAATCCGTGG TATCAATGCCATGCACCCGAGAACAAGAAAGATCTTGCAGCTATTGCGTTTGAGACAG attttcaatggtgtttttcttaAAGTGAACAAGGCAACAATGAACATGCTTCACCTGGTCGAGCCTTATGTGACTTACGG ATACCCTAATCTCAAGAGTGTGAGGGAATTGATTTACAAAAGAGGTTTTGGGAAGTTGAACAAACAGAGAACTGCTTTGACAGACAATGCAATCGTGGAGCAG GCTCTGGGCAAGTTTGGCATCATCTGTGTGGAAGATCTCATCCATGAGATCATGACTGTGGGACCTCATTTTAAGGAGGCCAACAATTTCCTCTGGCCCTTCAAGCTCAAGGCACCTTTGGGAGGTCTGAAGAAGAAGAGAAACCACTATGTTGAAGGAGGAGACGCTGGCAATCGTGAGAATTACATCAATGAGCTAATTCGGAGAATGAATTAG